A single genomic interval of Deinococcota bacterium harbors:
- a CDS encoding NFACT RNA binding domain-containing protein — protein sequence DLLMAYANRVPGGAETVSLTDFEGQEVTLALDPKLSAVQNAQALYRKAKRREAALERALAEAPRLESELAELQERLAELPLLTPKELGALAERHLPKAKGQPRRRLGVRYTSPHGFLVLVGRNARENDLLTMKTAKSLDLWLHVQGYHGSHVIVQTNGSELPFETVLFAAELAAAFSQAADSSNVAVDYTLRKHLWKPKGAALGAVHYSRQKTVYVTPDKHKGHGEAELAAEPG from the coding sequence GACCTGCTCATGGCCTACGCTAACAGAGTGCCGGGTGGCGCCGAGACGGTCAGCCTGACGGACTTTGAGGGCCAGGAGGTCACGCTCGCGCTCGACCCCAAGCTCTCCGCGGTGCAAAACGCCCAGGCCCTCTACCGCAAGGCCAAGCGCCGCGAGGCTGCTCTCGAGCGGGCGCTGGCCGAGGCGCCGCGGCTCGAGAGCGAGCTGGCCGAGCTGCAAGAGAGACTGGCCGAGCTGCCGCTGCTGACGCCTAAAGAGTTGGGGGCGCTGGCCGAACGCCACCTCCCCAAGGCGAAGGGCCAGCCCCGCCGCAGGCTCGGCGTCCGCTACACCAGCCCGCATGGCTTTCTCGTCCTGGTCGGGCGCAACGCTCGTGAGAACGACCTGCTGACGATGAAGACGGCCAAGAGCCTCGACCTGTGGCTGCACGTCCAGGGCTACCACGGCTCGCACGTCATCGTGCAGACGAACGGCAGCGAGCTGCCCTTCGAGACGGTGCTGTTTGCGGCGGAACTGGCGGCGGCCTTTTCGCAGGCCGCCGACTCCAGCAATGTGGCGGTGGACTATACCCTCAGAAAACACCTCTGGAAGCCCAAGGGCGCGGCACTGGGCGCGGTCCACTACAGCCGGCAGAAGACGGTCTACGTCACGCCCGACAAGCACAAGGGGCACGGTGAGGCGGAACTCGCCGCCGAGCCCGGCTGA